From one Microcoleus sp. FACHB-672 genomic stretch:
- a CDS encoding HesB/IscA family protein: protein MTQATQSQQRGIQITETALQQVKSLQQSQGKELCLRVGVRQGGCSGMSYTMDFENLSNVREDDEVFDYDGFKVVSDRRSLLYLYGLVLDYSNAMIGGGFQFTNPNANQTCGCGKSFSA, encoded by the coding sequence ATGACACAAGCAACTCAGTCTCAACAACGCGGTATCCAGATTACTGAAACCGCCTTGCAGCAGGTTAAGTCACTGCAGCAGAGCCAAGGGAAGGAACTCTGTCTGCGTGTGGGAGTGCGCCAAGGTGGCTGCTCAGGTATGTCCTATACGATGGATTTTGAGAATCTCAGTAATGTCCGCGAGGATGATGAGGTTTTTGACTACGATGGCTTTAAAGTTGTCAGCGACCGGCGCAGCCTTCTATATCTCTACGGTCTAGTGCTTGACTACAGCAATGCTATGATTGGCGGTGGCTTTCAGTTCACCAACCCGAATGCCAATCAGACTTGTGGCTGTGGCAAGTCCTTTTCTGCTTAA
- a CDS encoding glutaredoxin family protein, translated as MRLILYSKPGCHLCEGLQEKLEQIQGIDFELEIRDITTREDWFQAYQYEIPVLCRTAAASEVPTAEEPLPRPSPRASLQQLAQMLQKYFPNNR; from the coding sequence ATGCGTTTAATTTTGTACAGTAAGCCCGGTTGCCATTTGTGCGAGGGGTTGCAAGAAAAGCTCGAACAAATACAAGGCATCGATTTTGAGCTGGAAATCCGCGATATTACGACCCGTGAGGATTGGTTCCAGGCGTATCAGTATGAGATTCCTGTACTGTGCAGAACTGCCGCTGCAAGCGAAGTGCCGACAGCCGAAGAACCACTTCCCCGCCCTTCTCCCCGGGCTTCATTACAGCAGTTGGCACAAATGTTACAGAAATATTTCCCGAATAATCGTTAA
- a CDS encoding serine/threonine-protein kinase, whose translation MIAPALLNNRYQILQTVGSGGFGETFLAEDTQMPSARRCAIKQLKPVTNNPQINQIVQERFQREAAILEELGDSNPQIPRLYAYFSESAQFYLVQEWVEGETLTKKLKTAGLLSESSVRALLTNILPVLDYVHSKRIVHRDIKPDNIIWRQRDGLPVLIDFGAVKETMNTEVNSQENSSRSIAIGTPGFMPGEQAAGKPVYSSDLYALGLTAIYLLTGRLPQQLDSDAHTGEILWHRHALNLSPALVGVLDKAIQSHPQQRYPTAREMLNALHYSATAVTLPPAPPQATIPSPVPTVPPQTVQPVSNIPQTGGRLKNAIVAGLLVGASVITGVFLAKSQQPAVVVQPAASPSSAPQSEEAIESTPVDAAPAASPDPTPVIPTPIPSPDPPMMPAVAAIDRVPVTTANPAPVPSPEITPANPAPVATANPTVMPAPPVTPTANPPVPAVPTSKELDNIADRIFSERYPELAGRKIQPNETNLAQQWAQIRQCEAVVDYIFYQRHPELGGRKILPTETDLQQQWLNIREGVDGC comes from the coding sequence ATGATCGCACCGGCACTGTTAAACAATCGCTACCAAATCCTACAAACAGTAGGAAGCGGCGGGTTTGGCGAAACCTTTCTAGCAGAAGACACCCAAATGCCATCAGCACGTCGGTGTGCAATTAAACAACTCAAGCCGGTGACGAATAACCCCCAAATCAACCAAATTGTTCAAGAGCGTTTCCAGCGAGAAGCCGCAATTTTAGAAGAATTGGGTGATAGCAACCCTCAGATTCCCCGGTTGTATGCTTATTTTTCAGAATCCGCTCAATTTTACTTGGTGCAAGAGTGGGTTGAAGGCGAAACTTTGACAAAAAAGCTAAAAACCGCTGGATTACTCAGCGAAAGTTCGGTGAGGGCGCTTCTCACTAATATTCTACCGGTGCTCGATTATGTTCACAGTAAAAGAATTGTTCACCGGGATATCAAGCCAGATAATATTATTTGGCGACAGCGGGATGGCTTGCCGGTGCTGATTGATTTTGGCGCGGTGAAGGAAACCATGAATACAGAGGTGAATTCTCAAGAAAATTCTAGCCGTTCGATTGCGATTGGAACGCCCGGTTTCATGCCGGGTGAGCAAGCAGCCGGTAAGCCGGTGTATTCTAGTGATTTGTACGCGCTGGGTTTAACGGCGATTTATTTACTCACCGGCAGACTTCCGCAACAATTGGATTCAGACGCGCACACCGGCGAAATTCTGTGGCACCGGCACGCTTTAAATCTCAGTCCGGCGCTAGTTGGAGTGTTAGATAAGGCGATTCAATCCCATCCCCAGCAGCGCTATCCCACAGCCAGGGAAATGCTCAATGCTTTGCACTATTCCGCAACAGCGGTGACGTTACCGCCGGCACCGCCTCAAGCAACAATTCCTTCCCCAGTGCCTACCGTACCGCCCCAAACAGTACAGCCGGTTAGTAATATTCCCCAAACAGGAGGTAGGCTAAAAAATGCCATCGTTGCCGGCTTGCTGGTGGGTGCGTCAGTGATAACGGGCGTTTTTTTAGCAAAAAGTCAGCAGCCGGCGGTGGTTGTGCAACCGGCAGCATCCCCATCATCGGCACCACAATCTGAAGAGGCGATAGAATCAACTCCAGTTGATGCTGCACCGGCTGCGTCTCCAGATCCAACTCCAGTAATTCCCACGCCGATTCCCTCTCCAGATCCACCGATGATGCCGGCAGTCGCAGCTATCGATAGAGTGCCGGTTACTACTGCAAATCCCGCGCCGGTTCCTTCTCCAGAGATTACGCCCGCCAATCCCGCGCCGGTTGCCACTGCAAACCCCACTGTAATGCCGGCACCACCCGTCACACCCACTGCAAATCCTCCCGTGCCGGCGGTGCCAACTTCCAAAGAATTAGATAATATAGCAGACAGAATTTTTTCCGAAAGATATCCTGAGTTAGCAGGGAGAAAAATCCAGCCAAATGAAACAAATTTAGCACAACAATGGGCGCAAATCAGACAATGCGAGGCGGTCGTTGATTATATCTTTTATCAAAGACATCCTGAGTTAGGAGGAAGAAAAATTCTTCCAACTGAAACTGATCTGCAGCAACAATGGTTGAATATCAGAGAAGGTGTTGATGGCTGTTAA
- a CDS encoding D-alanyl-D-alanine carboxypeptidase: protein MAVKVFLSVLSKSQETMLKIGSLTAVLSLGILALVAGCSPSNSSNASSISVQSGAAQPRENQAENIESQPISKTEPVNQALSPENPDSVTNKKIEQYVNKLAAQGFSKQKQGVWIEANKVLLANHQGTVPLPAASVTKAATTLATLQTFGPEHQFVTLIGATGPIENGVLKGDLVIQGGEDPFFVWEEAIALGNTLNQIGIKRVTGNLVIAGNFYMNFEPKPQTSGNFLKQGLNSKEWPAEAEDQYLTLPQGTPRPEVVINGSVQVVSSPPESFKPLVRHLSFPVAELLKKMNMYSNNLMAEMLANSAGGAKAVAQKAAEAAGVPAEEIQLINGSGLGEENRISPRAAVAMFQAIERYLQPYQMTIADVFAIAGKDLGVLEARKIPAYTVLKTGTLNQVSSLAGAMPTQKLGSVWVAIINGGENPDEFRNQQEILLNQLLIDWEAVKSPPAELTPNPSKTSKTSSNEIVK, encoded by the coding sequence ATGGCTGTTAAAGTTTTTCTTTCTGTTTTGTCTAAATCCCAAGAAACAATGCTAAAAATCGGATCTTTGACGGCGGTACTATCGTTAGGAATCTTAGCGCTTGTGGCTGGATGCTCTCCCTCTAATTCATCCAACGCTAGTTCGATATCTGTTCAATCTGGTGCTGCTCAACCGCGAGAAAATCAAGCAGAGAATATCGAGTCACAGCCGATTAGTAAGACGGAACCTGTAAATCAGGCTTTATCTCCAGAAAATCCAGATTCCGTGACAAACAAAAAAATTGAACAATACGTCAATAAACTAGCCGCGCAAGGATTTTCTAAACAAAAGCAAGGCGTGTGGATTGAGGCAAATAAAGTGCTTTTAGCGAATCATCAAGGCACCGTTCCTTTACCGGCAGCTTCCGTCACAAAGGCGGCAACAACCCTGGCGACGCTGCAAACTTTCGGCCCAGAACATCAGTTTGTAACGTTGATTGGGGCAACCGGCCCGATTGAAAATGGGGTATTAAAAGGCGATTTGGTCATTCAAGGCGGAGAAGATCCTTTCTTTGTTTGGGAAGAAGCAATTGCTTTAGGTAATACCTTAAATCAGATAGGTATTAAGCGAGTGACCGGCAATTTGGTGATCGCCGGCAATTTTTACATGAACTTTGAGCCGAAACCGCAGACGTCTGGGAATTTCCTCAAGCAAGGATTGAATTCTAAAGAGTGGCCGGCGGAAGCGGAAGATCAATATTTAACGTTACCTCAAGGAACCCCTCGACCGGAAGTTGTGATAAATGGTTCGGTGCAAGTTGTATCTTCTCCGCCTGAGTCATTCAAACCTTTAGTGCGGCATCTTTCTTTTCCAGTGGCAGAACTGCTGAAAAAGATGAATATGTACAGTAACAACTTGATGGCTGAAATGTTAGCAAATTCTGCCGGCGGCGCAAAAGCCGTTGCCCAAAAAGCAGCGGAAGCCGCAGGAGTGCCGGCGGAAGAAATTCAACTAATCAATGGTTCTGGATTGGGTGAAGAAAATCGAATTTCTCCTCGCGCAGCCGTGGCAATGTTTCAGGCAATTGAGCGGTATTTGCAGCCTTATCAGATGACCATAGCCGATGTATTTGCGATTGCCGGTAAAGATTTAGGCGTCTTAGAAGCTCGCAAAATTCCTGCCTATACTGTACTCAAAACCGGCACGCTTAACCAGGTGAGTTCTTTAGCCGGTGCCATGCCAACTCAAAAGCTCGGTTCTGTCTGGGTGGCTATTATCAATGGCGGAGAAAATCCGGATGAATTTCGCAATCAGCAAGAAATTCTTCTCAATCAGTTGTTAATTGATTGGGAGGCGGTTAAATCACCCCCAGCAGAGTTAACTCCCAACCCTAGTAAGACCAGCAAAACCTCTAGTAATGAAATTGTGAAGTAG
- a CDS encoding translation initiation factor, with amino-acid sequence MVDGFLRLMKDALGNGDQQSDQDGYDDRQVRPASQDPYGDPADSGNYDNVIPASQDPYGDPGDQYGGQFGNVIPASQDPYGDPGDQYGGQYGNVIPASQDPYGDPADSGYVDDGFGNVIPASQDPYGDPADQEGRW; translated from the coding sequence ATGGTAGACGGATTTTTGCGATTGATGAAGGATGCCCTCGGCAATGGCGATCAGCAATCTGATCAAGATGGCTATGATGATCGGCAGGTACGCCCAGCCAGTCAAGATCCATACGGCGATCCCGCTGATTCCGGAAACTATGACAACGTCATCCCCGCCAGCCAAGATCCTTATGGCGACCCAGGAGATCAATACGGTGGGCAATTCGGCAATGTGATCCCGGCTAGCCAAGATCCTTATGGCGACCCAGGAGATCAATACGGCGGGCAATACGGTAACGTGATCCCCGCCAGCCAAGATCCTTATGGCGATCCAGCGGATAGCGGCTATGTTGACGATGGATTCGGTAACGTGATCCCAGCTAGCCAAGATCCTTACGGCGACCCCGCTGATCAGGAAGGCCGCTGGTAA
- a CDS encoding thiol-disulfide oxidoreductase DCC family protein, translating to MPSSKTEFPESVEVTTQTQSWQIELLYDGQCPLCLREVNFLQRRDAGRGLVAFVDIADDGYTPEAHSGVDFETAMGRIHAVLPDGTVIKNVEVFRRVYEILGMGWIYAATKLPVIGPIVDKLYEIWADYRLSLTGRPNLATIVQDRQKRMECETQGRCRLYEEEESSQID from the coding sequence ATGCCTTCGTCTAAGACTGAGTTCCCCGAATCCGTTGAAGTGACGACTCAAACCCAATCATGGCAGATTGAACTACTGTACGACGGTCAATGTCCTTTGTGTTTGCGAGAAGTCAATTTCTTGCAGAGACGGGATGCCGGTAGAGGGTTGGTGGCGTTTGTAGACATTGCTGACGATGGCTACACCCCAGAAGCGCATAGCGGGGTTGATTTTGAAACAGCGATGGGGCGAATTCATGCGGTGCTTCCTGATGGGACGGTTATTAAGAATGTGGAAGTCTTCCGTCGCGTCTATGAGATCCTGGGGATGGGTTGGATTTATGCCGCTACCAAATTGCCGGTTATTGGGCCAATCGTTGATAAATTATATGAAATTTGGGCAGATTACCGGCTGAGTCTGACTGGGCGACCAAATTTAGCAACGATTGTTCAAGATCGCCAAAAGCGGATGGAGTGCGAGACACAGGGGCGTTGCCGGCTATATGAGGAGGAAGAATCATCCCAAATTGATTAA
- a CDS encoding homogentisate phytyltransferase, whose product MSQISSQKSPTSQAESSKPGFLQQSVSSLYAFWKFSRPHTIVGTSLSVLALFAVTYAESTGTGFTGIPWVQLFGTWIACLCGNVYIVGLNQLEDVEIDKINKPHLPIAAGEFSRRQAQLIVAITGILALLLALLLGPWLLGMVSISLALGTAYSLPPVRLKRFPFWASFCIFTVRGVVVNLGLFLHFNWVFLQLEKLSVPIIPPTIWALTLFILVFTFAIAIFKDIPDMEGDRQYNITTFTLQMGAPAVFNLARWVLTVCYLSLTLAGWLWLPTVNPLFLAITHLIALSLMWWRSKQVDLRNKAEIAQFYQFIWKLFFLEYLLFPAACFLG is encoded by the coding sequence ATGAGCCAGATTTCTTCTCAAAAATCTCCAACTTCACAAGCTGAGTCTTCCAAACCTGGCTTTTTACAGCAATCTGTTTCCTCGCTTTATGCCTTCTGGAAGTTCTCTCGCCCCCACACAATTGTTGGCACGAGTCTGAGTGTTTTGGCGTTGTTTGCAGTCACTTATGCTGAAAGCACCGGCACTGGCTTCACCGGCATCCCGTGGGTGCAACTCTTCGGTACTTGGATTGCCTGTCTGTGTGGCAATGTTTACATTGTCGGGCTAAACCAGCTGGAAGATGTGGAAATTGACAAAATTAATAAGCCACATTTGCCAATAGCTGCCGGTGAATTTTCGCGCCGGCAAGCCCAGCTCATTGTGGCAATTACCGGCATTCTAGCCTTGCTGCTGGCGCTGTTACTAGGGCCGTGGTTATTGGGGATGGTAAGTATCAGTTTAGCCCTAGGAACGGCTTATTCCCTACCGCCGGTGCGCTTAAAACGCTTTCCCTTTTGGGCTTCTTTTTGTATCTTTACCGTCCGGGGAGTGGTTGTTAATTTAGGCTTGTTCCTTCATTTTAACTGGGTGTTTTTGCAGTTAGAAAAGCTTAGCGTCCCTATCATTCCACCTACTATCTGGGCGCTGACGCTGTTTATTTTGGTCTTTACGTTTGCAATTGCCATCTTTAAAGATATTCCCGATATGGAAGGTGATCGGCAATACAACATCACCACTTTTACCCTGCAAATGGGTGCGCCGGCAGTCTTTAATCTTGCCCGATGGGTGTTAACCGTATGCTACCTTTCTCTGACGCTTGCCGGTTGGCTTTGGCTGCCGACCGTTAATCCTTTATTCTTAGCCATTACTCATCTGATTGCCTTGAGTTTGATGTGGTGGCGCAGCAAGCAGGTAGATTTGCGGAATAAAGCCGAAATTGCACAGTTTTATCAATTTATTTGGAAACTCTTTTTCTTAGAATATCTGCTCTTTCCTGCTGCCTGTTTTTTAGGTTAA
- a CDS encoding DUF6930 domain-containing protein, whose product MTALNHSTRRRLQNLPQIPSVWEGDRRPLSAEDAMSQEWADPISAPTGTSECILWVDGSQGFVRAMDMVTLDTGPEAIVRTLLRAMEHPHSPAQPARPQKIVVNDRELKFYLRGVLQTLDITIEYVPELPLIDEIFRGFQDVVSTKPPHLPPQYAEVLTQKAYDIWRDAPWELLGDHQILSVELNQWDVETLYLCVLGMLGVDYGILLYRSIDSLKRFRQRVLANDSINQLEEAFLGQDCLFLSFESIGDVADEYEDDFDLADLPLSEIQPTFGNLHPLEGLRSFLYEEEALTAWVALEALHRFLRSSRQKLGGEGEALPKLNSRYRIPLPTVDDAKPSIISVKVATQPELESELLEMANAADEEDDEEFDGGQPLLRDDLVPANSFLSLGVVPWETVEFLRTGVDCYQSGPVTAAGEGLPVVLIQTSRPKAKAMIQELQEAGGLKAICFNRGEDSFDEVVYDLGILQTDDGQLHLFGEFIEDDPVHVAARKKWDQRCKKTKGYCGLIIAQGLTGASRGNPKLKDMLALFEVRSLSAKDLGLGPLQLIPQLE is encoded by the coding sequence ATGACAGCTCTCAATCACTCTACCCGTCGTCGCCTGCAAAATCTACCGCAAATTCCCAGCGTGTGGGAGGGTGATCGTCGCCCCTTATCGGCTGAAGATGCTATGAGCCAAGAGTGGGCTGACCCAATTTCTGCGCCAACCGGCACCAGTGAGTGCATTCTTTGGGTAGATGGTTCACAAGGATTTGTCCGGGCGATGGATATGGTGACACTCGATACCGGCCCTGAAGCCATTGTTCGGACATTGTTGCGGGCGATGGAACACCCCCACAGTCCTGCACAGCCGGCTCGACCTCAAAAAATTGTTGTCAACGACCGAGAACTGAAGTTTTACCTACGGGGCGTCTTGCAAACGCTGGATATTACGATTGAGTATGTACCGGAATTGCCCCTAATTGACGAAATCTTCAGAGGATTTCAAGACGTTGTTAGCACCAAACCGCCCCATCTGCCGCCTCAGTATGCTGAAGTTTTAACCCAGAAAGCTTATGATATTTGGCGCGACGCGCCTTGGGAACTGCTGGGCGATCACCAAATTCTATCGGTCGAACTTAACCAGTGGGACGTTGAAACCCTATATCTCTGCGTTTTGGGAATGCTGGGCGTCGATTATGGAATTTTGCTCTATCGTTCAATCGATTCGCTCAAGCGGTTTCGGCAGCGGGTTTTGGCGAATGATTCTATCAACCAGCTTGAAGAAGCTTTCCTCGGTCAAGACTGCCTGTTTCTGAGCTTTGAAAGTATTGGCGATGTCGCAGATGAGTATGAAGACGACTTCGATTTAGCCGATCTGCCCCTGTCTGAAATTCAACCAACCTTTGGCAACCTTCACCCACTCGAAGGGCTGCGCTCGTTTCTTTACGAGGAAGAGGCGCTGACGGCTTGGGTGGCACTTGAAGCCCTACATCGGTTTTTGCGGTCTTCACGTCAAAAACTGGGAGGAGAGGGGGAGGCGTTGCCGAAGTTAAACAGTCGCTATCGCATTCCTCTGCCAACAGTCGATGATGCCAAACCCTCAATCATCTCCGTTAAAGTTGCCACCCAGCCTGAGTTGGAAAGCGAACTGTTGGAAATGGCCAACGCTGCAGACGAAGAAGATGATGAGGAGTTTGATGGTGGCCAACCCCTGCTGCGGGATGACTTGGTGCCGGCAAATTCATTTCTGAGTTTAGGTGTAGTGCCTTGGGAAACCGTGGAATTTCTTCGCACCGGCGTTGATTGCTATCAATCTGGCCCAGTCACTGCTGCCGGCGAAGGGTTGCCGGTGGTTTTGATTCAAACCTCGCGCCCCAAAGCCAAAGCGATGATTCAAGAATTGCAAGAGGCCGGCGGGTTAAAGGCAATTTGCTTTAATCGCGGAGAAGACTCGTTTGACGAGGTTGTCTACGATCTAGGAATATTACAGACTGACGACGGTCAGTTGCATCTGTTTGGTGAATTTATTGAAGATGATCCGGTTCACGTTGCTGCCCGCAAAAAGTGGGATCAGCGCTGTAAAAAAACAAAGGGTTACTGTGGTTTAATCATCGCCCAAGGACTAACAGGTGCTTCCCGTGGTAATCCCAAGCTTAAAGATATGCTCGCTTTATTTGAGGTGAGATCACTCTCAGCCAAAGACCTCGGACTCGGCCCGTTGCAACTGATTCCCCAATTGGAATAG
- a CDS encoding tetratricopeptide repeat protein, translating into MTQTAETLFTEGIDRYKAGEGPDTLIPVFKDICERAPKNSPAWTCLAWLYLLDNKAAQACKAAQKSVKLNPHDAQSRVNLAIAMLESNQKGVRQHIDMAQQLIMVSAELRDEVKDNLEEGLSRKADWDSLKRVKAWLFED; encoded by the coding sequence ATGACTCAAACTGCTGAAACTCTTTTTACTGAAGGAATAGACCGCTATAAAGCCGGAGAAGGCCCAGATACGCTGATTCCGGTTTTTAAAGATATTTGCGAACGCGCCCCTAAAAATAGCCCCGCTTGGACGTGCTTGGCGTGGCTTTATCTGTTGGATAATAAGGCGGCTCAGGCTTGCAAGGCTGCTCAGAAGTCTGTCAAGTTAAATCCGCATGACGCTCAATCTAGAGTCAATCTCGCGATTGCAATGCTCGAAAGTAACCAAAAAGGTGTGCGCCAACACATTGATATGGCGCAGCAATTAATCATGGTTTCCGCAGAATTGCGGGATGAAGTTAAAGACAATCTTGAAGAAGGATTAAGTAGAAAAGCGGATTGGGATAGCTTAAAGCGCGTCAAAGCGTGGCTATTTGAGGATTAG
- a CDS encoding UDP-N-acetylmuramoyl-L-alanyl-D-glutamate--2,6-diaminopimelate ligase, translating into MKLQELLATVPNVLQFPTETLPDVEVTGLATNSHACKPGDLFIGMPGTRVDGGDFWPSALAAGAVAALVSPQAAQKNGPVNGACVIPVTDMTQACAYVAAAFYGQPAQQLKMVGVTGTNGKTTTTHLIEFLTTQLQLPTALFGTLYARWPGFVQTAVHTTPFAVELQQQLASAAKAGAQVGVMEVSSHALAQGRVMGCPFEVAVFTNLTQDHLDFHRDMEDYFEAKALLFSPNYLQKRAVINADDAYGKRLIAQLPAEKVWSYSTSDSTADLWASDLKYSPTGVKGILHTPAGDAEFYLPLVGQYNLANMLAAVGAGLHLGLDLQQMVKALLQFPGVPGRMERVHIQADQDISVIVDYAHTPDSLENLLKAARPFIPGNMICVFGCGGDRDRTKRPLMGKIVAELADKVVVTSDNPRTEDPERILQDILAGIPESAQPAVLGDRATAIRAAILLAKPGDGVLIAGKGHEDYQILGTEKIHFDDREHARSALMERLSVIA; encoded by the coding sequence ATGAAACTGCAAGAATTATTAGCGACTGTTCCGAATGTTCTGCAATTCCCGACAGAAACGCTTCCCGACGTTGAAGTAACGGGTTTAGCGACCAATTCTCACGCTTGTAAGCCGGGAGATTTGTTCATTGGGATGCCGGGAACGCGCGTGGATGGCGGAGATTTTTGGCCAAGTGCCCTGGCTGCCGGCGCTGTGGCTGCCCTCGTTTCGCCCCAAGCCGCCCAGAAAAACGGGCCGGTGAATGGTGCTTGTGTGATCCCTGTAACGGATATGACGCAAGCCTGTGCTTATGTAGCGGCTGCGTTTTATGGACAGCCGGCGCAACAGTTGAAAATGGTGGGCGTCACCGGCACCAATGGCAAAACCACAACCACCCATCTGATAGAATTTTTAACCACCCAACTTCAGTTGCCCACAGCCTTATTCGGCACGCTGTACGCCCGTTGGCCGGGTTTTGTGCAAACAGCGGTTCATACTACGCCTTTTGCCGTGGAATTGCAGCAACAACTGGCATCAGCAGCAAAAGCCGGTGCTCAAGTTGGGGTGATGGAAGTCAGTTCTCACGCATTGGCACAAGGGCGGGTGATGGGTTGCCCGTTTGAAGTCGCGGTGTTTACCAACCTGACTCAGGATCACTTGGATTTTCACCGCGATATGGAAGATTATTTTGAGGCAAAGGCGCTGCTATTTAGCCCGAATTATCTTCAAAAACGCGCTGTAATTAACGCAGATGATGCTTATGGCAAGCGGTTAATTGCTCAGTTGCCGGCAGAAAAAGTTTGGAGCTACAGCACCTCCGATTCTACTGCTGATTTGTGGGCAAGCGATTTAAAATACTCTCCCACCGGCGTTAAGGGAATTTTGCATACGCCGGCTGGAGATGCTGAATTTTACTTGCCTTTGGTGGGTCAGTACAATTTAGCGAATATGCTGGCTGCGGTGGGTGCCGGCTTGCATCTCGGTTTAGACTTGCAACAAATGGTTAAGGCACTGCTACAGTTTCCAGGAGTGCCGGGACGGATGGAACGGGTGCATATCCAAGCGGATCAAGATATCAGCGTGATTGTAGATTATGCCCACACGCCCGATAGTTTAGAAAATTTGCTCAAAGCAGCACGGCCTTTTATTCCAGGTAATATGATTTGTGTGTTTGGTTGCGGGGGAGATCGTGACCGCACCAAGCGTCCGTTGATGGGTAAGATTGTTGCAGAATTGGCTGATAAAGTTGTGGTGACTTCAGATAACCCACGCACTGAAGATCCTGAACGAATTTTGCAAGATATTTTAGCCGGCATTCCTGAATCTGCTCAGCCGGCAGTCTTAGGTGATCGCGCAACTGCTATTCGTGCGGCGATCTTACTCGCTAAGCCTGGGGACGGTGTTTTAATTGCCGGTAAAGGGCATGAAGACTATCAAATTCTAGGAACTGAAAAAATTCACTTCGATGATCGCGAACACGCCCGATCTGCTTTAATGGAGCGTTTATCTGTTATTGCCTGA
- a CDS encoding helix-turn-helix domain-containing protein → MAKTNDALKILQQMTSEDPEMEEMIKESSLNAELAQLIYRTRTQAGLTQQQLADRIGTKQSVIARLEDAEYEGHSLSMLQKIARALNQRLEVHLIPIAPNENHTEQRSA, encoded by the coding sequence ATGGCGAAGACAAATGACGCACTGAAGATCCTTCAACAAATGACTTCTGAAGATCCTGAAATGGAGGAAATGATCAAGGAATCTTCGTTAAATGCAGAACTTGCACAACTGATTTATCGTACTCGAACGCAAGCAGGATTGACCCAGCAGCAACTTGCTGATCGCATTGGCACAAAACAGTCGGTGATTGCTCGGCTTGAAGATGCTGAGTATGAGGGGCACTCGCTTTCAATGCTACAAAAAATTGCGCGTGCACTCAACCAGCGATTAGAGGTTCATTTAATTCCAATCGCCCCTAATGAAAATCACACTGAGCAGCGTAGTGCTTAA
- a CDS encoding DNA-methyltransferase: MVLVKALYTTNCGAAYAGNSLELLDELESDSINLVMTSPPFALQREKRYGNVDQDAYIDWLFAFCKKVYRVLAPDGSFVLDLGGAYQSKRPVRSLYNYRILIKLCDELDFRLAEEFFWHNPSKLPSPIEWVNKRKIRVKDAVNTVWWLSKTDYPKANVKNVLVPYSERMKKLQQNPAKYYKPKERPSGHDISAGFAIDNGGAIPSNLLQIPNTESNSQYIQMCKAIGVTAHPARFPEKLPLFFINFLTDPGDTVIDIFAGSNTTGYVAETLKRQWIAFEQNPSYLAASAFRFIDHTQNIEATLNLFNKLIQMQETINLPLSLQFSL, translated from the coding sequence ATGGTTCTTGTAAAAGCTTTATATACGACAAATTGCGGTGCTGCCTATGCCGGCAACTCCCTAGAATTACTCGATGAGCTTGAAAGCGATTCGATAAACTTAGTCATGACTTCCCCTCCCTTTGCTCTGCAACGTGAGAAGCGTTATGGAAATGTTGATCAGGATGCTTATATAGATTGGCTTTTTGCTTTTTGTAAAAAGGTGTATCGGGTATTAGCACCGGATGGCAGTTTTGTTCTTGATTTGGGTGGCGCTTATCAAAGTAAACGTCCAGTTCGATCACTCTACAATTACCGAATTTTGATTAAGTTATGCGATGAGTTAGATTTTCGCCTAGCTGAGGAGTTTTTTTGGCATAACCCTTCTAAGTTACCGTCGCCGATTGAATGGGTTAATAAGCGGAAAATTCGGGTTAAGGATGCTGTCAATACGGTTTGGTGGCTGTCAAAAACTGATTACCCTAAAGCTAATGTGAAGAATGTTTTGGTTCCTTATTCAGAGCGCATGAAAAAACTGCAGCAAAATCCTGCTAAATATTATAAGCCGAAGGAACGACCTTCAGGGCATGATATCAGTGCCGGCTTTGCTATAGATAATGGCGGTGCAATTCCTTCTAATTTATTACAAATTCCTAATACTGAAAGCAACTCTCAATACATTCAGATGTGTAAGGCAATTGGTGTGACTGCACATCCGGCGCGGTTTCCTGAAAAACTACCGCTATTTTTTATTAACTTTTTAACAGATCCCGGAGATACCGTTATTGATATCTTTGCCGGCTCGAATACCACTGGATATGTTGCTGAAACTTTAAAACGACAATGGATTGCTTTTGAGCAGAACCCTTCTTACCTAGCTGCCTCAGCGTTTCGATTTATAGATCACACTCAAAATATTGAGGCTACTTTAAACTTATTTAATAAATTAATTCAAATGCAAGAAACGATCAATCTTCCACTTTCCTTGCAGTTTTCTTTATAA